Proteins from a single region of Candidatus Zixiibacteriota bacterium:
- the ruvA gene encoding Holliday junction branch migration protein RuvA — translation MISKIRGRIDSVGLDSVTLELDGIFYEVLIPSGLTEPLRRQAREDNPVTLYTHYYIESSSSAGNMFPRLIGFTVSSDREFFKLFTTVSGIGVRKALKCLTLPVRDIARSIENKDTSLLKKLPGIGPRMAEKIVAELSGKTAKFALSRSDRPLSIPDKPKVDFEDEVFDVLSQLGYKPAEIDNMLKRAMESNPDVKSTEEMMNIIFTMENKAVT, via the coding sequence GTGATAAGTAAAATCCGAGGCAGAATCGACAGCGTTGGACTCGATTCGGTAACACTGGAGCTGGATGGGATATTTTACGAAGTATTGATACCCTCCGGATTGACCGAACCTCTACGGCGTCAGGCCCGAGAGGATAATCCGGTGACTTTATATACCCATTACTATATTGAATCATCAAGCAGCGCCGGGAATATGTTTCCAAGATTGATTGGCTTTACAGTATCTTCTGATAGAGAATTTTTTAAACTGTTTACTACGGTTTCGGGTATCGGGGTGCGGAAGGCATTGAAATGTTTGACGCTTCCGGTTCGGGATATTGCCCGCTCGATTGAAAATAAGGATACGTCACTGCTGAAGAAATTGCCCGGTATCGGTCCTCGCATGGCTGAGAAAATTGTCGCGGAATTGTCGGGTAAAACGGCGAAATTCGCGTTATCGCGCAGTGATCGTCCCCTTTCGATTCCCGATAAGCCAAAGGTCGATTTTGAGGATGAGGTTTTTGATGTACTGAGTCAACTCGGATATAAGCCCGCGGAAATTGACAATATGCTGAAAAGAGCGATGGAATCAAATCCCGATGTTAAATCAACCGAAGAGATGATGAATATAATTTTCACGATGGAAAATAAGGCGGTGACATGA
- a CDS encoding D-alanine--D-alanine ligase, with translation MEDKKLKIIVLAGGESGERDVSLESAREIASSLISTGNSVRVIDTLSGEFFEESFIHGTEKITSEDYSIPKVAQSQGMGKLIGNLTVARESGLDVVFNGLHGGYGEDGTFQALLEFMRIPYTGSPMAASAIAMNKDISKRIMKTLKTPTAYWKTFETGQQVVGMVNQITTQFDMPVIIKPVDCGSTVGLSLVEDSGELASALEMAFTASNQIMAESYFSGREITIAVLNGLTLPPVEIKPEHKLYDYTCKYTKGKSQYFCPADIDNEITERLSQDAAWLYETIGCRGYARVDFIVKDADDYICLELNTLPGMTELSLFPMAAKEAGISFDELLVKLCHLAMDKE, from the coding sequence ATGGAAGACAAAAAACTTAAAATCATCGTATTGGCCGGAGGCGAATCGGGCGAGCGGGATGTGTCGCTCGAATCAGCCAGGGAAATTGCCAGTTCTCTGATATCAACCGGGAATTCGGTTCGCGTCATTGATACTTTGTCGGGCGAATTCTTTGAAGAGTCCTTTATTCACGGGACTGAGAAAATTACATCCGAGGATTACTCCATCCCCAAAGTAGCTCAATCGCAAGGTATGGGAAAATTAATCGGTAATCTCACCGTGGCTCGCGAATCCGGATTGGATGTCGTGTTTAACGGCCTGCATGGCGGTTATGGCGAAGATGGCACCTTTCAGGCATTATTAGAATTCATGCGGATTCCTTATACCGGATCGCCCATGGCGGCTTCGGCAATTGCGATGAACAAGGATATTTCCAAACGGATTATGAAAACTCTGAAAACCCCTACAGCGTATTGGAAAACGTTTGAGACAGGGCAACAGGTTGTCGGGATGGTAAATCAGATAACGACCCAGTTTGATATGCCCGTGATTATTAAGCCGGTGGATTGCGGTTCGACAGTCGGGCTGTCGCTGGTTGAAGATTCCGGGGAATTGGCGTCAGCTTTGGAAATGGCTTTTACGGCATCCAATCAGATTATGGCCGAATCATATTTTTCCGGCAGGGAGATTACAATCGCGGTCCTGAACGGGTTGACGTTGCCTCCGGTGGAGATTAAACCGGAGCATAAATTGTATGATTATACGTGCAAATACACCAAAGGAAAATCGCAGTATTTTTGTCCGGCCGATATTGATAACGAGATCACGGAAAGGCTATCGCAGGATGCCGCCTGGTTATATGAAACTATCGGATGCCGGGGATATGCCCGGGTCGATTTCATAGTCAAAGACGCTGATGATTATATTTGCCTGGAGCTAAATACATTACCCGGTATGACTGAATTGTCACTCTTTCCGATGGCGGCCAAGGAAGCCGGGATTTCTTTTGATGAATTACTTGTGAAACTATGTCATCTGGCAATGGATAAGGAATAG
- the ispF gene encoding 2-C-methyl-D-erythritol 2,4-cyclodiphosphate synthase: protein MSDYRIGNGFDVHAFAKDRKLILGGIEIEYELGLSGHSDADVLVHAVIDALLGAVGLGDIGRHYPDSDETYRNIDSMFLLEDTVLKVKSGGWSISNVDATVIAQRPKLSEYIDQMRERLAGVLQIDNSRVNVKATTTEKLGFTGREEGIAALATAAVYKAI from the coding sequence GTGTCAGATTATAGAATCGGTAATGGATTTGACGTGCATGCCTTTGCCAAAGATCGCAAATTGATATTAGGTGGAATTGAAATCGAATACGAATTGGGACTCTCCGGGCATAGCGACGCCGATGTTTTAGTCCATGCCGTTATTGACGCTCTATTGGGGGCAGTGGGATTGGGCGATATCGGCCGGCATTATCCTGATAGTGATGAAACGTATCGCAATATTGATTCGATGTTTTTGCTTGAAGATACCGTTTTGAAAGTGAAATCGGGGGGCTGGAGTATTTCCAATGTCGACGCGACGGTGATTGCCCAAAGGCCGAAACTATCGGAATATATTGATCAAATGCGTGAGCGGTTGGCCGGAGTATTACAGATTGATAACAGCCGGGTTAATGTCAAGGCGACGACTACTGAAAAACTCGGATTTACCGGACGGGAAGAAGGGATTGCCGCGCTGGCAACGGCGGCCGTATATAAAGCGATATGA
- the ruvB gene encoding Holliday junction branch migration DNA helicase RuvB produces the protein MKRDRVISPEAGKPDEEKAILSLRPETLDEYIGQINLVEKMRLSIQAAKGRDEPHEHILFYGPPGLGKTTLAYILANEMGASIVCASGPSLTRSGDLMGILTNLKRGDVLFIDEIHRLNPVVEEFIYPALEDFRIEFLVDKGAFSRVINMPLKHFTMVGATTRAGMLSAPLRDRFGIYHHIDFYETDELAQVVRRSSKLMEVDIDEEASLIIGRRSRGTPRVANRLLRRVRDYCQVKGDGTINADIAEKALTLEGIDNIGLDKLDRSYIRVIIDYYRGGPVGLDTIATTLNEERDTLVDMVEPYLLKIGLIQRTRQGRIATDMAYEHLGIKKGETSGPQESLF, from the coding sequence ATGAAGCGCGACCGCGTTATCTCACCCGAAGCGGGAAAGCCCGACGAAGAAAAGGCGATATTATCTCTGCGTCCGGAAACGCTGGATGAGTATATCGGGCAGATCAATCTCGTTGAAAAAATGCGATTGTCAATTCAGGCCGCCAAAGGGCGCGATGAGCCGCACGAGCATATTCTTTTTTACGGTCCGCCGGGATTGGGCAAGACTACCCTGGCTTATATCCTGGCCAATGAAATGGGAGCCAGTATTGTCTGCGCCTCGGGGCCGTCGCTGACTCGGTCCGGTGATTTGATGGGCATCCTGACCAATCTCAAACGAGGCGATGTTTTATTTATTGATGAAATTCATCGGCTGAATCCGGTCGTGGAAGAATTTATTTATCCGGCTCTTGAAGATTTCCGAATTGAATTTTTGGTTGATAAAGGCGCTTTTTCCCGAGTCATAAATATGCCGTTGAAGCATTTTACAATGGTCGGGGCCACCACCCGGGCCGGGATGCTGTCAGCGCCGTTGCGCGATCGTTTTGGGATTTATCATCACATTGATTTCTATGAAACCGATGAATTGGCCCAGGTGGTCAGGCGTTCATCGAAGTTGATGGAGGTTGATATTGACGAGGAGGCGTCACTTATTATCGGAAGACGAAGCCGAGGGACTCCTCGGGTTGCCAATCGGTTATTAAGACGGGTCAGGGATTATTGCCAGGTCAAAGGAGATGGAACGATAAATGCTGATATCGCCGAAAAAGCCCTGACACTCGAAGGGATAGATAATATCGGGCTGGATAAGCTCGACCGGAGCTATATCCGAGTCATTATTGATTATTACAGGGGAGGACCCGTGGGGCTTGATACAATCGCGACAACTCTCAATGAGGAACGAGATACTCTGGTTGATATGGTTGAGCCGTATCTGTTGAAAATCGGACTTATCCAGAGAACCCGGCAGGGCAGAATCGCGACCGATATGGCTTATGAGCACCTGGGAATAAAAAAGGGTGAAACGTCGGGTCCTCAGGAATCTCTTTTCTAA
- the queA gene encoding tRNA preQ1(34) S-adenosylmethionine ribosyltransferase-isomerase QueA: MKLSDFDYQLPPGLIAQYPAEKRSESRMLVLDRSNHSISDRYFHELPEIIDDSFFLVVNDSRVFKARMFGNRATGGKVEIFLVRCDNNNRWIALLRPSGRIKKNEKIYFSEKLYITVVDDPGPVERMIEFVSGEIENEIIEKFGLVPLPPYIKREATEEDISRYQTVYAESSGSVAAPTAGLHFDEPIIDKLNSRGISIEKLTLHVGPGTFKPVTSENIEDHIIDAEMAHISDETADAINEKKARGKKLLAVGTTSIRTLEYAVDDNGLLKPIVQFVDLFIYPPYDYKIVNCMITNFHLPKTSLLMLVSAFCGRGFLLEAYQHAVEEKYRFYSYGDCMLIL; this comes from the coding sequence ATGAAATTATCAGATTTTGATTATCAATTGCCCCCGGGATTAATCGCCCAATATCCGGCCGAAAAGCGGTCGGAATCCAGAATGCTGGTTCTTGACCGAAGCAATCATTCGATTTCTGACAGGTATTTTCATGAATTACCGGAGATAATTGATGATTCATTTTTTCTGGTAGTCAATGACAGCAGGGTATTCAAGGCGCGAATGTTTGGAAATCGTGCCACCGGGGGAAAGGTGGAAATTTTCCTTGTCCGATGCGATAATAATAATCGATGGATAGCACTTTTGCGGCCTTCGGGCAGAATCAAAAAAAACGAGAAGATATATTTTTCAGAAAAACTATACATTACCGTTGTGGATGATCCCGGGCCGGTTGAAAGGATGATTGAATTTGTTTCCGGCGAAATTGAAAATGAGATAATCGAAAAGTTTGGGCTGGTACCACTGCCTCCCTATATCAAACGCGAAGCGACCGAAGAGGACATAAGCCGATATCAAACCGTTTACGCCGAGTCATCCGGTTCGGTGGCGGCTCCGACGGCCGGACTGCATTTTGATGAGCCTATAATCGATAAGCTGAATTCCAGGGGAATATCAATAGAAAAATTGACTCTTCATGTCGGCCCCGGGACATTTAAACCGGTAACATCCGAAAATATTGAAGATCATATAATTGACGCCGAAATGGCTCATATTTCGGATGAGACCGCGGATGCGATAAATGAGAAAAAGGCTCGGGGGAAGAAGCTTCTTGCCGTCGGTACGACTTCGATTAGGACTCTGGAATATGCTGTGGATGACAATGGCTTACTTAAACCAATCGTTCAGTTTGTTGATTTATTTATTTATCCCCCATACGATTATAAAATCGTGAATTGCATGATAACTAATTTTCATTTGCCCAAAACTTCGCTTTTGATGCTGGTGTCCGCCTTTTGCGGCAGAGGATTTTTGCTGGAGGCGTATCAGCATGCGGTCGAGGAAAAGTATCGATTTTATAGTTATGGCGATTGTATGCTGATTTTGTGA
- the ruvC gene encoding crossover junction endodeoxyribonuclease RuvC, producing MLVLGIDPGLRTVGYGLVDNKSEKISLIEGGVLQPDVETDLGNRIGAIFSGITDIITEFKPDFMAMEDLYSHYKHPKTAVIMAHARGAILAAASQLNIPVSHYPATMIKNSLVGQGRATKEQVREMALSILGLDGPAEPLDTYDAIAVALCHINQNSRKILA from the coding sequence ATGCTCGTTTTAGGGATTGATCCCGGTTTGCGCACGGTGGGATATGGACTGGTTGATAATAAATCTGAAAAAATTAGTTTGATCGAGGGAGGCGTTTTACAACCCGATGTTGAAACCGATTTGGGAAACCGGATCGGGGCAATATTTTCAGGAATAACCGATATCATTACGGAATTCAAGCCGGATTTTATGGCTATGGAAGATTTGTATTCGCATTATAAGCATCCCAAAACAGCCGTAATTATGGCTCATGCCCGGGGCGCGATACTGGCCGCGGCAAGTCAGTTAAATATACCGGTCTCGCATTATCCGGCGACAATGATAAAGAATTCCCTGGTTGGACAGGGAAGAGCGACAAAAGAGCAGGTTCGCGAAATGGCATTGAGTATTCTCGGATTGGATGGCCCGGCGGAGCCGCTCGATACTTATGACGCAATCGCAGTAGCGCTATGTCATATTAATCAGAATTCAAGGAAAATATTAGCGTGA
- the ispD gene encoding 2-C-methyl-D-erythritol 4-phosphate cytidylyltransferase — protein sequence MKTYALIVAGGSGRRFGGEIPKQYQLVAGKPVMSWTISRFEGASTIDKIVIVVAEEYLLYVNNQIVNPYDFKKVFKIVPGGETRMESVMKGLESLPISAGFVAVHDAVRPLVKSSDIDLAVLEARNNRAAILGRSISETIKRAKDGMIMATVDRDNLYLAETPQVFQYDLLKEAYLKGKEKGIEPTDDASLVESLGFMVKLIPSSAPNPKLTTQDDLEYITMILEGEAGVRL from the coding sequence ATGAAGACTTATGCTCTAATAGTCGCTGGTGGCAGCGGAAGAAGATTCGGCGGGGAAATTCCCAAACAATATCAATTGGTCGCCGGAAAACCGGTCATGAGCTGGACAATATCCCGGTTTGAGGGGGCATCGACTATTGATAAGATCGTTATCGTTGTCGCCGAAGAATATCTTCTGTATGTCAATAATCAGATCGTTAATCCTTATGATTTCAAGAAGGTTTTCAAAATCGTCCCGGGGGGCGAGACGAGAATGGAATCGGTGATGAAGGGTCTGGAATCGTTGCCCATATCTGCCGGTTTTGTGGCCGTGCATGACGCTGTCAGGCCTCTGGTGAAATCGTCGGATATAGATTTGGCTGTCCTTGAGGCCCGTAATAACCGGGCCGCGATATTAGGGCGATCGATTTCTGAAACGATTAAGCGCGCCAAGGATGGAATGATTATGGCGACGGTTGACCGGGATAATTTATATCTCGCCGAAACTCCCCAGGTTTTTCAATATGATCTTTTAAAAGAAGCGTATTTGAAGGGAAAGGAAAAGGGTATTGAGCCAACCGATGACGCTTCGCTGGTGGAGAGTCTGGGCTTTATGGTCAAGCTGATTCCGTCCTCCGCTCCCAATCCGAAACTGACAACACAGGATGATCTGGAATACATTACAATGATATTGGAAGGAGAAGCCGGTGTCAGATTATAG
- a CDS encoding DUF2905 family protein encodes MQALGKFLILFGVIIVIAGIIMILAPKIPFLGKLPGDFNFRGKNYSIYFPLMSSIIISIILTIILNLFFRK; translated from the coding sequence ATGCAGGCGTTGGGAAAATTCTTAATTCTATTTGGTGTGATTATTGTTATTGCCGGAATAATTATGATATTGGCTCCCAAGATTCCGTTTTTGGGTAAGCTCCCCGGAGATTTCAATTTTAGAGGGAAAAATTATTCGATATATTTTCCGCTGATGAGTTCGATTATTATATCCATTATTCTTACCATCATCCTCAACCTGTTTTTTAGAAAATGA
- a CDS encoding DedA family protein has translation MIEFLSAGFNEMLAMVDSVDPLYIYLILFGIAFFENIFPPIPGDTFTIVGGYLAAIGKLSLIPTALFITLGTISSVMLIYILGYRGGKEFFERKNYRFFNARDVNRVDSWFDKYGALTLLVSRFIVGARVAVAIGAGISRYPSPRMFIYSYISGVLFHGVLIALAYLFHAYVDNIVEWFNLYSKIVLVVVGGLVIIWVVFVIRRIIHGRQKT, from the coding sequence ATGATTGAATTCTTATCTGCCGGTTTTAATGAAATGCTGGCAATGGTTGACAGCGTTGATCCATTGTACATCTATTTAATCCTTTTTGGCATCGCCTTTTTTGAAAATATTTTTCCTCCGATTCCGGGTGATACTTTTACTATCGTGGGAGGGTACCTGGCGGCAATCGGAAAATTGAGCCTCATTCCGACGGCGTTGTTCATTACTCTGGGAACTATATCTTCGGTAATGCTGATATATATATTGGGATACCGGGGCGGTAAGGAATTCTTTGAAAGGAAAAACTATAGATTTTTTAATGCCCGAGACGTTAATCGGGTCGATAGCTGGTTCGATAAGTACGGAGCGTTGACTTTGCTCGTTAGCCGCTTTATCGTCGGCGCGCGAGTGGCGGTCGCCATTGGCGCCGGGATCAGCCGGTATCCTTCACCTCGGATGTTTATTTATTCCTATATTTCGGGCGTCTTGTTTCATGGAGTATTAATAGCTCTGGCATATCTTTTTCACGCCTATGTGGATAATATTGTCGAGTGGTTTAATCTTTATTCCAAAATAGTCTTGGTCGTAGTCGGGGGGCTTGTTATAATTTGGGTCGTTTTTGTAATCAGGCGGATAATTCATGGAAGACAAAAAACTTAA